The Dioscorea cayenensis subsp. rotundata cultivar TDr96_F1 chromosome 19, TDr96_F1_v2_PseudoChromosome.rev07_lg8_w22 25.fasta, whole genome shotgun sequence genome includes a window with the following:
- the LOC120249859 gene encoding LOW QUALITY PROTEIN: uncharacterized protein LOC120249859 (The sequence of the model RefSeq protein was modified relative to this genomic sequence to represent the inferred CDS: deleted 2 bases in 1 codon), whose translation MASPSSWGRSPIVAGTGAAAAVQASLTLPTTSSPLSVLQTKKIKRLRIRSSYGCPPEKNPPNSEPLVWLEKGSKTLPLSIPRSGDFVSVIRKLSSDLGIKYFRKRPLWKRIFFASKKVRSLILLNVLTVIYASDIPVLKEVEDVMDPAVFTAVRFLLTAIPFLPFIFQTHGDWKTRSCGLELGIWVSLGFLCQSLGLLTSDAGHASFISAITVIVVPMIDGLAGAKVPAITWYGALLSLMGIAMLERCGSSVCVGDALNLMSAIFFGIHTLRTEHISRSTNQDKFLALLGYQVSVVALSSVIWVFLKSIFDDNQFGFGSWALLMSWDWAISFPWIPAIYTGIFSTGLCLWAEMAAMCDVSATETAIIYGLEPVWGGAFAWFLLGERWGTIEWIGAALVLCGNLTVQILGSAQEKSKKDDERSDYNHLLSATDKRNDLALSTVVINTSKNTSN comes from the exons ATGGCTTCCCCTTCAAGCTGGGGACGCTCTCCGATCGTCGCCGGTACCGGCGCCGCCGCTGCGGTGCAGGCTTCGCTCACTCTCCCCACCACCTCCTCCCCTCTCTCCGTTCTCCAGACGAAGAAGATCAAGAGACTTCGGATCCGCTCCTCCTATGGCTGCCCTCCTGAGAAGAATCCTCCCAACTCCGAGCCCTTGGTTTGGTTGGAGAAGGGATCTAAGACTCTGCCCCTCTCGATTCCGAGATCTGGTGATTTTGTGTCCGTGATCAGGAAGCTGAGCTCCGATTTAGGGATTAAGTACTTCCGCAAGCGCCCTCTGTGGAAGAGGATCTTCTTTGCTTCCAAGAAAGTTAGGAGTCTCATCTTGCTTAACGTCCTCACCGTCATCTATG CCAGTGATATTCCAGTTCTGAAGGAGGTTGAGGATGTTATGGATCCTGCGGTCTTCACTGCTGTGCGATTTCTGCTAACTGCCATTCCCTTCCTGCCGTTTATTTTCCAAACACATGGGGATTGGAAGACTCGTTCATGTGGACTAGAATTAGGTATTTGGGTAAGTCTGGGCTTCCTTTGTCAATCCCTTGGACTACTCACCTCTGATGCTGGGCACGCATCTTTCATTTCTGCAATCACT GTAATTGTTGTACCCATGATTGATGGTTTGGCTGGAGCAAAAGTGCCTGCCATTACCTGGTATGGAGCTCTCTTATCCCTGATGGGCATTGCTATGCTGGAGCGTTGCGGTTCTTCAGTTTGT GTAGGTGACGCTCTGAATCTCATGAgtgca attttttttggaatccATACACTTCGTACTGAGCATATTTCACGAAGTACAAATCAGGATAAGTTCTTGGCTCTATTGGGCTATCAG GTATCTGTTGTGGCATTGTCATCTGTGATCTGGGTTTTCTTGAAATCCATCTTTGATGATAACCAATTTGGCTTTGGATCTTGGGCCTTGTTAATGTCATGGGACTGGGCAATTTCCTTTCCCTGGATACCGGCCATATATACAGGCATCTTCTCAACTGGGTTATGCTTATGGGCAGAG ATGGCTGCAATGTGTGACGTGTCAGCAACTGAAACTGCAATTATTTATGGGCTTGAGCCAGTGTGGGGTGGTGCTTTTGCATGGTTTCTCCTTGGTGAAAGGTGGGGAACCATTGAATGGATTGGCGCTGCTCTCGTGCTAT GTGGCAACCTGACAGTTCAGATCCTGGGCTCTGCCCAAGAGAAATCCAAGAAGGATGATGAAAGAAGTGACTACAATCATCTGCTAAGTGCCACAGACAAGCGAAATGATCTTGCCCTATCAACCGTTGTAATCAACACTAGCAAGAATACCTCAAACTAG
- the LOC120249618 gene encoding LOW QUALITY PROTEIN: DELLA protein RHT-1-like (The sequence of the model RefSeq protein was modified relative to this genomic sequence to represent the inferred CDS: deleted 2 bases in 2 codons), producing the protein MKREHQEIGGDGGGGGGGLTGMVGGGKGKIKEEDDEGVDELLAALGYKVRSSDMADVALKMEQLEMAMGSNAGAAPDDSLIAHLASDTVHYNPSDLSTWLETMLSELNTPPPPLPPAPADRHLSYDLPPAPAPAVSVQSSIFDTIAPAESSTITTVDFSAPPPPSARPVTGPRVSYGPTETPSDLTGTRERKRMRSSSASSSSSRGGGVAGIGSVNTTTTEASSISPAAPGPTVVIVDSQEAGIRLVHALMACADAVQQDNMKAADALLKQISVLAASQGGAMRKVASYFAQALAGRIYRIHPQQDCSLDSAFSDILQMHFYETCPYLKFAHFTANQAILEAFAGRRRVHVIDFSMKQGMQWPALLQALALRPGGPPSFRLTGIGPPQPDNTDALQQVGLKLAQFAETIHIDFEYHGFVANSLADLEPYMLDPNRTGGTVAGADEEPEAIAVNSIFDLHRLLASPGAIEKVLGTVRAMRPRIVTVVEQEANHNSGPFVDRFTEALHYYSTMFDSLEGGACSGGGSGGAVESGAGQQQDQLMSEVYLGHQICNVVACEGAERTERHETLTQWRSRMVRAGFEPAHLGSNAYKQASILLEFFAGGDGYRVEERDGCLTLGWHSRPLIATSAWRLADAAAR; encoded by the exons ATGAAGAGAGAGCATCAAGAGATTGGTGgggatggaggaggaggaggaggaggacttACCGGGATGGTGGGAGGTGGTAAGGGGAAGATcaaggaggaggatgatgaagGAGTTGATGAGCTCCTTGCAGCGCTTGGGTATAAGGTCAGGTCGTCGGACATGGCCGATGTTGCGCTTAAGATGGAGCAGCTTGAGATGGCTATGGGGAGTAACGCCGGTGCCGCGCCGGATGATTCGTTAATCGCGCATCTTGCGTCGGATACTGTGCACTATAATCCGTCTGATCTATCGACCTGGCTTGAGACTATGCTGTCCGAGCTTAACACGCCGCCGCCGCCTCTGCCGCCGGCTCCGGCGGATCGACATCTTAGTTACGATCTTCCACCTGCTCCGGCTCCGGCTGTTTCCGTGCAGTCGTCTATCTTCGACACCATCGCGCCAGCGGAGTCGTCTACCATCACCACCGTCGATTTCAGCGCACCGCCACCCCCGTCGGCGAGACCCGTCACCGGACCACGGGTCTCGTATGGACCAACAGAAACCCCATCGGATCTTACGGGTACCCGAGAGAGGAAGAGGATGCGGTCATCGTCcgcttcctcttcatcttctcgtGGCGGCGGAGTGGCTGGGATTGGATCGGTCAATACCACCACGACGGAGGCATCATCGATCTCCCCGGCTGCGCCGGGACCTACCGTGGTTATCGTCGACTCGCAGGAAGCCGGGATCCGGCTAGTCCACGCGCTGATGGCCTGTGCCGACGCTGTCCAGCAGGATAACATGAAGGCGGCGGACGCCCTATTGAAGCAGATCTCGGTTCTCGCCGCATCGCAAGGCGGCGCGATGCGCAAGGTCGCAAGCTAC TTCGCCCAAGCCCTAGCTGGCCGGATCTATCGGATTCATCCCCAACAAGACTGTTCCCTGGACTCCGCCTTCTCCGACATCCTCCAGATGCACTTCTACGAGACTTGCCCTTATCTCAAGTTCGCCCACTTCACCGCCAACCAAGCCATCCTCGAAGCCTTCGCCGGCCGCCGTCGGGTCCATGTCATAGACTTCAGTATGAAACAAGGGATGCAGTGGCCGGCGCTCCTGCAAGCCCTCGCTCTCCGTCCTGGTGGTCCTCCTTCATTCCGCCTCACCGGGATCGGCCCACCCCAGCCGGACAACACCGACGCGCTCCAACAAGTCGGATTGAAGCTCGCTCAG TTCGCCGAGACGATCCACATCGATTTCGAGTACCATGGTTTCGTTGCCAACAGCCTTGCGGATCTGGAACCCTATATGCTCGATCCGAATCGCACCGGCGGCACCGTTGCCGGTGCCGACGAAGAACCAGAAGCGATTGCGGTGAACTCCATATTCGATCTGCACCGCCTTCTCGCAAGCCCTGGCGCGATCGAGAAGGTTCTCGGAACAGTGCGTGCGATGCGGCCGCGAATCGTGACGGTAGTCGAACAAGAAGCGAATCATAACTCGGGTCCGTTTGTAGATCGGTTCACGGAGGCGTTGCACTACTACTCGACTATGTTCGACTCGTTGGAAGGCGGCGCTTGTAGCGGCGGCGGTAGTGGCGGCGCCGTTGAGTCAGGAGCGGGCCAGCAACAAGATCAATTGATGTCTGAGGTGTATCTGGGCCATCAGATCTGCAACGTGGTAGCCTGTGAGGGCGCGGAGAGAACGGAGAGGCACGAGACACTGACTCAGTGGCGTAGCCGGATGGTGCGAGCCGGGTTTGAACCGGCTCATCTCGGCTCGAACGCGTACAAACAGGCGAGCATACTACTGGAGTTCTTCGCGGGTGGGGATGGGTATCGGGTTGAGGAAAGAGACGGGTGTCTCACGCTCGGGTGGCACTCGCGCCCACTTATCGCCACGTCGGCTTGGCGGCTCGCCGACGCCGCAGCGCGCTGA